A genomic region of Glycine max cultivar Williams 82 chromosome 15, Glycine_max_v4.0, whole genome shotgun sequence contains the following coding sequences:
- the LOC100306096 gene encoding putative prefoldin subunit translates to MADEANRTAFLEIQSRMIDTTGKIKQVQTQMRSKEAEKKRAFLTMEELKQVPDDTNVYKSIGRMFVLETKATLMNEQENKFKDGEASITALQSSKEYLEKQMAEVETNLRELLQQDPGLARQIMSMNVV, encoded by the exons ATGGCAGACGAAGCTAACAGAACT GCTTTCCTTGAAATTCAAAGTCGCATGATCGATACTACTGGAAAAATAAAACAG GTGCAAACCCAGATGCGTTCCAAAGAAGCAGAAAAGAAGCGTGCTTTTCTGACCATGGAGGAGCTGAAGCAAGTTCCTGATGATACTAATGTTTACAAATCCATTG GGAGAAT GTTTGTATTGGAGACCAAGGCAACATTAATGAATGAGCAGGAGAACAAGTTTAAGGATGGTGAAGCTTCAATTACAGCTTTACAG AGCTCAAAAGAATACTTGGAAAAACAGATGGCAGAGGTGGAAACCAATTTGAGAGAACTGTTACAACAAGATCCTGGTCTTGCTAGGCAAATAATGTCAATGAATGTAGTGTAA